A window of Malania oleifera isolate guangnan ecotype guangnan chromosome 5, ASM2987363v1, whole genome shotgun sequence contains these coding sequences:
- the LOC131156773 gene encoding uncharacterized protein LOC131156773: MVSFPCCSLKFLPIFLLISAVPVAFIVSQERGKPATHVYHYRSQGWLRECAKWDDQGRRFLVSFMEGGLGQIPLPLDHSPETALDEITVVKDADVAGNSTLGLTVDRPRNRVVVAIADVIRNTYSAVAAYDLDTWNRLFLTRLSSPGEKSFADDVAVDPEGNAYVTDVKNNRIWKVGPEGQLQSIIQSPLFSPKQWYKSFIGLNGIVYHPDGFLLVIHTSSGDLFKIGLGEGDQRDVNLVEVEGTLSFGDGIELLSPTKLVVAAGPPRPTATLVESSDGWKTATVVGKFVGPVHRVATATTVKDGKAYVSHLVGLGYPAKKHALVEAVFTK, from the exons aTGGTGTCGTTTCCATGCTGCTCCCTGAAGTTCCTCCCGATCTTCCTCTTGATCTCCGCCGTCCCCGTCGCCTTCATCGTATCGCAGGAACGCGGGAAGCCAGCCACGCACGTGTACCACTACCGCAGCCAGGGGTGGCTCCGGGAGTGCGCCAAGTGGGACGATCAGGGCCGTCGGTTCCTGGTCTCCTTCATGGAGGGCGGCCTGGGCCAGATCCCGTTACCACTGGATCACTCCCCGGAGACTGCTCTCGACGAGATCACCGTCGTCAAGGACGCCGACGTCGCCGGAAACTCTACCCTCGGACTCACCGTTGACCGCCCGAGAAATCGGGTCGTTGTGGCGATCGCCGACGTGATAAGGAACACATATAGTGCAGTCGCGGCCTACGATTTGGACACGTGGAATCGGCTGTTCCTCACTCGGCTCAGTAGCCCAG GGGAGAAGTCCTTCGCTGATGACGTGGCAGTGGACCCCGAAGGCAACGCTTACGTCACGGATGTCAAAAACAACCGCATCTGGAAAGTGGGCCCAGAAGGCCAGCTCCAGTCCATCATTCAAAGCCCACTCTTCAGCCCAAAACAGTGGTACAAAAGCTTTATTGGGCTTAACGGGATAGTCTACCATCCCGATGGGTTCTTACTAGTCATCCACACCTCTTCCGGCGACTTGTTCAAGATTGGGTTGGGAGAGGGTGACCAACGCGACGTCAATTTGGTCGAGGTAGAAGGTACGCTGTCGTTTGGGGATGGCATTGAGCTACTGTCCCCCACCAAACTCGTGGTCGCCGCGGGGCCCCCGCGCCCAACCGCCACCTTGGTGGAGAGCTCCGACGGGTGGAAGACCGCCACCGTGGTCGGGAAGTTCGTCGGACCCGTGCACCGGGTGGCCACGGCGACGACCGTGAAGGATGGGAAGGCATACGTAAGTCACTTGGTCGGGTTAGGGTACCCCGCCAAGAAGCATGCCCTCGTAGAGGCTGTTTTTACGAAGTGA